A single window of Colletotrichum higginsianum IMI 349063 chromosome 8, whole genome shotgun sequence DNA harbors:
- a CDS encoding Protein arginine N-methyltransferase, whose translation MGNDTHMEVDAAEQKLKGMEHSEQHYFKSWLEIENSSETASFANIAPFSYDHHGIHEEMLKDEVRTRSYMNAIVQNKHLFKDKVVLDVGCGTAILSMFAVKAGAKHVIGVDMSTIIFKAREIVKVNGMSDKITLIQGKMEEVELPFPKVDIIISEWMGYFLLYESMLDTVLYARDRYLNPDGLIFPDKATIFVAGIEDGDYKDEKIGFWDNVYGFDYSPLKATALSEPLVDTVEIKAVVTDPTPVLTLDLYKCQVSDLAFTTPFRLSARRDDFIHALVAWFDIDFTAAHKPIRFSTGPHTKYTHWKQTVFYLKDMLTMSAGEEVDGTLHVKPNERNRRDLDIKIEYKFLTEDPTRAAEGVCEYKMC comes from the exons CTGGCTGGAGATAGAGAACTCCTCGGAGACTGCATCATTTGCTAACATTGCTCCGTTCAGCTACGACCATCATG GCATTCACGAGGAGATGTTG AAAGACGAGGTCCGCACGCGCTCCTACATGAATGCCATTGTTCAGAACAAGCACCTGTTTAAGGACAAGGTCGTTCTCGACGTTGGCTGTGGAACTGCCATTCTGTCCAT GTTCGCCGTCAAGGCTGGCGCGAAGCACGTCATCGGTGTCGACATGtccaccatcatcttcaaGGCGCGCGAGATCGTCAAGGTGAACGGCATGTCTGACAAGATCACCCTGATTCAGGgcaagatggaggaggtcgagctcCCCTTCCCCAAGGTCGACATTATTATTTCCGAGTGGATGGGATACTTCCTTCTCTACGAGTCCATGCTGGACACCGTTCTGTACGCCCGTGACCGCTACCTGAACCCCGACGGTCTCATCTTCCCAGACAAGGCCACCATCTTCGTTGCCGGTATTGAGGACGGCGACTACAAGGATGAGAAGATTGGAT TCTGGGACAACGTGTACGGCTTTGACTACAGTCCGCTCAAGGCCACGGCCCTGTCCGAGCCTCTTGTCGACACAGTCGAGATCAAGGCTGTCGTCACTGACCCCACGCCCGTCCTGACCCTGGACCTGTACAAGTGCCAGGTGTCGGACCTTGCCTTCACCACCCCCTTCCGCCTCTCCGCCCGCCGTGACGACTTTATCCACGCGCTCGTCGCCTGGTTCGACATTGActtcaccgccgcccacaAGCCCATCCGCTTCTCCACCGGCCCTCACACCAAGTACACCCACTGGAAGCAGACCGTCTTCTACCTCAAGGACATGCTCACCATGTCCGCTGGTGAGGAGGTTGACGGCACCCTGCACGTCAAGCCCAACGAGAGGAACCGTCGTGACCTCGACATCAAGATCGAGTACAAGTTCTTGACCGAGGACCCCACCCGTGCCGCTGAGGGCGTCTGCGAGTACAAGATGTGCTAA